One Solanum pennellii chromosome 9, SPENNV200 DNA segment encodes these proteins:
- the LOC107029547 gene encoding uncharacterized protein At5g01610-like has translation MPSVALPLCILLLLLLAAASPVVGDEDSQSPTAYEILLEYDFPVGILPKGVTRYELDKTTGNFAVYFNKSCSFSISGYNLKYMSKITGKISKDRLANLKGVQVKVLLFWINIVEVTRDGDDLDFSVGIASADFAIDNFYESPQCGCGFDCVNSGENGTGKFDLKLLITSS, from the coding sequence ATGCCTTCTGTAGCCCTTCCCTTATGCATCCTCCTACTACTACTACTCGCTGCAGCTTCACCGGTCGTCGGCGATGAGGATTCTCAGTCCCCGACGGCGTATGAGATTCTTCTGGAATACGACTTTCCGGTAGGGATACTTCCGAAGGGCGTAACAAGGTACGAACTCGACAAAACAACGGGCAATTTCGCCGTTTACTTTAACAAATCGTGCAGTTTCAGCATAAGCGGCTATAATCTCAAGTATATGAGTAAAATTACTGGTAAAATCTCTAAGGATCGACTTGCGAACTTGAAAGGTGTACAGGTGAAAGTACTTTTGTTTTGGATTAATATTGTCGAAGTTACTCGTGACGGCGATGATCTCGATTTCTCCGTCGGTATTGCTTCTGCTGATTTTGCAATTGATAACTTCTATGAATCGCCACAGTGTGGATGTGGATTTGATTGTGTCAATTCTGGAGAAAACGGCACAGGTAAGTTCGATTTGAAGCTGCTTATCACTTCGTCTTGA
- the LOC107031446 gene encoding uncharacterized protein LOC107031446, with product MFTEMSIASTRSIFCLFLFFFAAAVSRNEKLSAYEELQRYDFPMGILPKGVKDYKLNPKTGEFSAYLNSTCSFKLENSYQLNYKPVIKGVISKGRLKKLSGVSVKVVLLWLNIVEVNRKGKNLEFSVGLASANFPVENFEECPQCGRGLNCLDKDDNVVSSF from the coding sequence ATGTTCACAGAAATGTCAATAGCTTCAACAAGAAGTATTTTTTgcctctttctcttcttttttgcCGCTGCAGTTTCAAGAAATGAGAAGCTATCAGCTTATGAAGAGCTACAGCGTTATGATTTCCCAATGGGGATTCTTCCAAAAGGAGTAAAAGACTACAAATTAAACCCCAAAACAGGTGAATTCTCAGCTTATCTTAATTCTACCTGCAGCTTCAAATTGGAGAACTCATATCAACTGAATTACAAGCCTGTTATAAAAGGAGTTATATCTAAAGGCAGGCTTAAGAAACTGAGTGGTGTTAGTGTAAAGGTGGTGTTGCTATGGCTTAACATTGTTGAAGTTAACAGAAAAGGTAAGAATCTTGAGTTTTCAGTTGGACTCGCTTCGGCGAATTTTCCGGTTGAGAATTTTGAGGAATGTCCACAGTGTGGACGTGGATTGAATTGCCTTGATAAAGATGACAATGTTGTGTCTTCCTTTTAA
- the LOC107031445 gene encoding exocyst complex component SEC15B, with product MNTSKMRRKVVPAVENGDSADKLDQVLLSAAICNGEDVGPFVRKGFASGKPETVLLHLRHFARSKESEIEDVCRAHYEDFITAVDDLRSLLSDVDSLKSSLSNSNSQLQSVAVPLLTTLDSFVEARNKCKNITLAIQSLRTCVQLVELCSRANRHLSENNFYMALKCVDSIEREFMNKTPSTTLRRMLEKQIPAIRSHIERRITKEFGDWLVEIRVVSRNLGQLAIGQASASRQREEELRIKQRQAEEQSRLSLRDCVYALEEEDDDGFNGISDDGKDGYSNGSNGMLGFDLTPLYRAYHINQTLGLEDRFKKYYFENRKLQLTSDFQVSSMTPFLESHQTFFAQIAGFFIVEDRVLRTGGKLVSKMEVENLWDTAMSKMCSVLEDQFSRMQTANHLLLIKDYVSLLSVTLRRYGYPVEALLDVLSKHRDKYHELLLSDCRKQITEALAADKFEQMYMKKEYEYSMNVLSFQLQTSNIMPAFPYVAPFSCTVPDCCRIVRSFIEDSVSFMSHGGQLDFYDVVKKYLDRLLTEVLDGALLKLINTSIGGVTQAMQMAANMAVFERACDFFFRHAAQLSGIPLRMAERGRRLFPLTKARDAAEEMLSGLLKQKVDGFLLLIENVNWMADDPLQSGNEYVHEVIIFLETLTSTAQQILPVQVLKRVLQDVLCHISEMIVGALLGESVKRFNVNAVMALDVDIRMLESFAENQAPLLSEADASQLKAALAESRQLVNLLLSNHPENFLNPVIRERSYNALDYRKVVTISEKMKDQSDRLFGSFGTRGAKQNTKKKSLDALIKRLKDVS from the coding sequence ATGAACACGTCGAAGATGCGCCGGAAAGTTGTTCCGGCGGTAGAAAACGGAGACTCCGCCGATAAACTTGACCAGGTCCTCCTATCCGCCGCCATCTGCAACGGTGAAGATGTTGGGCCTTTCGTGCGTAAGGGTTTTGCTTCCGGTAAGCCGGAGACAGTACTTCTTCATCTCCGTCACTTTGCTCGATCCAAGGAATCTGAAATTGAAGATGTATGTAGAGCACACTACGAGGACTTCATCACCGCCGTTGACGATCTCCGATCTCTGCTCTCCGATGTTGATTCTCTTAAATCGTCTCTGTCAAACTCGAACAGTCAACTTCAGTCCGTTGCTGTGCCTTTGCTAACCACTCTTGACTCATTCGTTGAAGCTCGAAACAAATGCAAAAACATTACTCTTGCTATTCAATCGCTTCGGACTTGCGTTCAGCTTGTCGAGCTTTGCTCCCGAGCCAATCGTCATCTTTCAGAGAATAATTTTTACATGGCGTTGAAGTGTGTGGACTCGATTGAGAGAGAGTTTATGAACAAAACACCATCTACTACTCTCCGGCGAATGCTTGAGAAGCAGATCCCTGCGATTCGTTCACATATTGAACGGAGAATCACCAAAGAGTTTGGTGATTGGCTTGTCGAGATCCGCGTAGTTAGCCGAAATTTAGGGCAACTAGCTATCGGACAAGCATCAGCATCAAGACAGAGAGAAGAAGAGCTCAGAATCAAGCAACGTCAAGCTGAGGAGCAGAGTAGACTCAGTCTTCGGGATTGTGTTTATgctcttgaagaagaagacgatGACGGATTTAATGGGATCAGTGATGACGGGAAGGATGGTTACAGCAATGGAAGTAATGGAATGTTAGGGTTTGATTTGACGCCGTTGTATAGGGCTTATCACATAAACCAAACTCTAGGACTTGAAGATCGATTCAAAAAGTACTATTTTGAGAATCGCAAGCTTCAATTGACTTCAGATTTTCAGGTATCTTCAATGACGCCCTTCCTTGAATCTCATCAGACATTTTTTGCCCAAATTGCTGGTTTTTTCATTGTGGAAGATCGAGTCTTGAGGACTGGTGGTAAGTTGGTTTCCAAAATGGAGGTGGAGAATTTATGGGATACTGCTATGAGTAAAATGTGTTCTGTTTTGGAAGATCAGTTTTCTAGAATGCAAACTGCGAATCATTTGTTATTAATCAAGGACTATGTGAGTTTGCTTAGTGTCACATTGCGTAGATATGGATACCCTGTTGAGGCTTTGCTAGACGTCTTGAGCAAGCACAGGGATAAGTATCATGAGCTCCTGTTGTCTGATTGTCGAAAGCAGATAACTGAGGCTCTTGCTGCAGATAAATTTGAGCAGATGTATATGAAAAAGGAATATGAGTATTCCATGAATGTGTTGTCATTCCAGTTACAGACGTCAAATATTATGCCTGCATTTCCTTATGTTGCACCGTTTTCGTGTACGGTGCCTGATTGCTGTAGAATAGTGCGGTCCTTTATCGAGGATTCAGTTAGTTTTATGTCACACGGTGGTCAGCTTGATTTCTATGATGTGGTGAAGAAGTACTTGGATCGGCTTTTAACTGAAGTCCTGGATGGAGCCCTGTTGAAGCTCATTAATACGTCTATCGGTGGTGTTACCCAAGCAATGCAGATGGCGGCTAACATGGCTGTGTTTGAACGTGCTTGTGATTTTTTCTTTCGTCATGCTGCACAGCTTTCAGGGATTCCATTGAGAATGGCAGAGAGGGGGAGGAGACTGTTTCCTTTGACTAAAGCCCGCGATGCTGCTGAAGAGATGCTTTCAGGTCTGCTTAAGCAAAAGGTTGATGGGTTCCTTTTGTTGATTGAGAATGTGAATTGGATGGCCGATGATCCTCTGCAGAGTGGAAATGAATATGTGCACGAGgtgattatttttcttgaaacaCTAACTTCTACTGCGCAGCAAATATTGCCTGTTCAAGTTCTGAAGAGAGTTTTGCAAGATGTTCTGTGTCATATATCAGAGATGATTGTTGGGGCTTTACTAGGGGAATCAGTTAAAAGGTTCAACGTGAATGCTGTTATGGCGCTTGATGTTGATATCCGTATGTTGGAATCATTTGCTGAAAACCAAGCTCCTCTCCTATCTGAAGCAGATGCTAGTCAGCTGAAAGCAGCATTGGCCGAGTCCAGGCAGTTGGTTAATCTACTCTTAAGCAATCACCCGGAAAATTTCCTGAATCCAGTTATTAGAGAGAGAAGTTATAATGCTTTGGACTACCGCAAAGTTGTTACTATCTCGGAAAAGATGAAGGATCAAAGTGACAGACTTTTTGGGTCTTTTGGCACAAGGGGAGCTAAGCAGAACACTAAAAAGAAATCTCTTGATGCATTAATTAAAAGATTGAAGGACGTCAGCTGA